AATGCGGCAACGTGATCTGGCAAAGCCTCGGACACGTCACGAAAGAAGTTCGCCCGTTGAGGCAGAATATGATCGCCATCGCGATAAGTCAGCCAGTCCTTATGACTGGTAGGCGTATGAACAACTTCTTGCAGACACAATACATCAGGCGACGTATCGTGAACATAAGGGATTAGATGTTCCTGTAACTTTCCTCCCCATCCATTCAAACACATTATCTTCATTACTTTTCCAAAACTCCTAAACTAGGGATTTTGACCCAACCCCTCGAAAAAGTATATTCCAGAATTCAGGTTCAATACATTAAGAGTATGTTTTAGGACTTATACATTGACAAAGTGGGCGTAATATACTTTATAAGGAAAACCGCAGGGTAGGGATGCGATCACTAACCGAGAGGGACTGGTTGAAACCTATAATACTTTCGTTGTCTCCACAGAGGAGCAAGTAAAGCAAGGGAGCAAGACTATTAGAAAGATTACCAAAGAATCGAAGGAAGAAACTATATTTTTGCCTTCTGTTGTAGGTCTCAAGCCCATAAATTTATGACCCTGTTGGTTTTATTGAGAAGGAATTAGGAGAAACTTTAACTGATGAACAAAAGTGTATAGCTAATTCGGTTGTTTGTAACAGGAAGTAACATGATTAAAGATGAGAAATTATGGAAGCGAACAGACCATGATTACTAAAGAAGAAATTACCATCAAAGTGCCGTCTGAGGTAGCAGAGGCATTGCGGGATGCCTCTGAAGAAGAGCGTGAACAATTGCAACTCAAGATTGCGGCAATTATGCAGTCTCAATTTACCACTGATAGACAAGAGGCGATCGCCCGTCTGAGAAACACGATGGATAAAGCTAGCCTTGAAGCACAAGAGCGAGGATTAACGCCTGAAATCTTAGAATCGATTTTGAATGATCACGAATAAACAACACTCTATCCCTTTATAAGAGGAGTATTCTGAATACTGAATTCTGCATTCTGACTGCTTTTATTTAACTTGTCATTTCACTTGTCATGGTAATACTTAATTATGAGCGCGTTAATTTTACAGTTACCTCCATCGCTAAAATTAACTGATGAAGAATTTGAACAACTTGTGGCTGTTAATCAAGAATTACGGTTGGAATTGGATGCTCAAGGGGAATTAATTATAATGTCACCTACGGGAGGAGAAACGGGGAATCGTAACTTTGATTTATTAGGTCAACTATGGTTTTGGAGTCGTCAAAATAATCTCGGAAAAGCTTTTGATTCTTCGACAGGTTTTAAACTCCCCAATGGTGCAACTCGTTCTCCTGATGCATCTTGGATAACTATAGAACGATGGGAAAGATTAACACCACAACAAAGAAAGAAGTTCCTTCCTTTATGTCCTGATTTTGCAGTGGAATTGGTTTCGGAAAGTGATGATATAGAAGAGACTCAAGCCAAAATGAGGGAATATATAGAAAATGGTTTGCGTCTTGGTTGGTTGATTCATCCTCAAGAGAAACAAGTGGAAATTTATCGTCCTCATGTAGCGGTGGAAGTTCTCTATTCTCCCAAAAATTTATCGGGTGAGGATGTCTTACCTGGTTTTGTGTTAGATTTGGAACTAATTTTTGGCTAAATATTATCTACACAATTTAGAGGGGACGCCAACTTCACTAAGCAGACCAAGAGTCGTGAGTTCTTTTGCCTACATATTAGACAAGATTGCATAAGTAAATTCATCTGCGTCCATCGGCGTGCATCTGCGGTTCCAAATATCCTTCAACCGGAATTTTTGCAGAAAATCTATTCATTTGATTTGAGAATCAGGTGTATCAAAGCATCAATCAAGCGATCGCTCTCCATTGGAATAATGTCCTTACCGTACATCATCTCCTGAGTCATCATAAAATGAACCAATGACCCGATAAGAATTCGTGCCGTTGCTTCAGGATCAGGTATTTTCAATTCAGGGTGAGAAGCTAGGTAATGACTGAGAGTCTCAATAGTCGGTTTTATCAAACACAGAATACAAAACTGGGCTAACTCAGGAAAACGACCAGACTCGCCAATCAGTACTCGCTTGATTTGAGAATCAGGTGTATCAAAGCATCAATCAAGCGATCGCTCTCCATCGGAATAATGTCCTTACCGTACATCATCTCCTGAGTCATCATAAAATGAACCAATGATCCGATAAGAATTCGTGCCGTTGCTTCAGGATCAGGTATTTTTAGTTCTGGGTGAGAAGCTAGGTAATGACTCAGAGTCTTAATAGTCGGTTTTATCAAACATAGAATACAAAACTGGGCTAACTCAGGAAAACGACCAGACTCGCCAATCAGTACTCGCTTAAACGCACGAAACTCTTCATCTTTAAGCATCTGATTCAATGCTTTTGTGATTAATCGGCGCAATACTATTTTCGGGTCTCCTTCAAGGTGTTCTGTACCAAAAATGGAATGAAACCGCTTTTGAGCCAGTTTCTCGACCAGTGCCTTAAAGAGACCTTGTTTATCTTGAAAGTGGCTGTAAACTGTGGCTTTAGAAACCCCTGCACACGTCGCTACTCTATCCATACTAGTACCAGCGTAGCCATGAAGGAGAAATTCATGCATTGCCCCTTGCAGGATTTGTTCAATCTTCTCTAAGGATCTGTCGATCTCAATTTCAGTAACTCTTTCGCGCACCATTTTTCAAAAATACTCTTAATCTTATAGAAAAATTTAAAACTCAGAAGTCAGAAGTAAAAAGTGCTTTCTGTCTGGCTTTTAGACAAAGCGCGTTGTACTTCATTTACTTGCAATGTACTGTATGTAAAGAATTTAATAGATGGTTCCTTTATGTTCTAGGGTTACTCCATATTGTGTGAAACCTTTATCAATATCTCGTTGGATAGACAAAATAAAGTACCAATCATTTCCAAATTTTTGCCTAACCAAATCATTCAACAGCTAATAACTGATAACGTTAAGCTGCAACATTCACCCAAAATGTTACCAAAGGTATATGGTCTTAATAGCCTCCCTCAGATAATCTATCTAGGATGTGTCCAACACAAGCAATTTTCATTTGATTGCAACATAGGTAATGAAAATTGTTTGGAGCGAAACGAAACTAATCAGTTTAGTATAGATATATTATACGACTAAACGGTTTAGTTTTACACGCCCATGAAAGCATCCATGCTTGAAAACTCTAACATAGAAGATTCATCGCCTTTAAAACCGATTTTACGTCCACCTGTTCTGATGGCTGTACTGGCAAGTGTAACAGCAGGAGGAATGGGTGTTTACACGGTACAAAAATCCCGGAATACCAACCCTGAAGCGACAAAAGAGGAGGCGATTCCAGTAGTACAAGTAAGAACGGTGACAGCGCTGGGACGCTTGGAACCAAAGGGAGAAATCATTAAACTTTCTGCGCCAACATCAACCGAGGGGAACCGGGTTGAACAACTACTGGTCAGGGAAGGGACGAAGGTAACCCAAGGACAGGTGGTTGCAATTTTAGACAGTCGCGATCGCCTGACCGCAGCCTTAGCAGAAGCACAAGAGCAGGTAAAAGTCGCCCAGGCAAATCTTGCCCAAATCAAAGCGGGTGCCAAAACAGGAGAAATAGAAGCGCAAAAAGCAGCTATTGCCCGCATTCAAGCGGAACAAGACACAGAAGTTCTAGCACAACAAGCAACCATTGCTCGCCTAGAGGCAGAAAGAGAGACGGAAATTGAGGCACAAAAAGCCAGCATTGCTCAAGTGCAGGCACAGCAAAACAATGCCCTGGCGGAATACCGACGCTATCAAGCACTTTATCAGCAAGGGGCGGTTTCTACCTCGTTCCAGGAAACCAAGCGCTTGGCTCTCACGACAGCGCAGCAACAACTATTAGAAGCACAAGCAAACCTCAAACGCATCCAAGCCACCAAAGACCAACAACTATTAGAAGCAAAAGCCAACCTCCAACGCATCCAGACATCGCGAGAACAA
The sequence above is a segment of the Mastigocladopsis repens PCC 10914 genome. Coding sequences within it:
- a CDS encoding HlyD family efflux transporter periplasmic adaptor subunit, whose translation is MLENSNIEDSSPLKPILRPPVLMAVLASVTAGGMGVYTVQKSRNTNPEATKEEAIPVVQVRTVTALGRLEPKGEIIKLSAPTSTEGNRVEQLLVREGTKVTQGQVVAILDSRDRLTAALAEAQEQVKVAQANLAQIKAGAKTGEIEAQKAAIARIQAEQDTEVLAQQATIARLEAERETEIEAQKASIAQVQAQQNNALAEYRRYQALYQQGAVSTSFQETKRLALTTAQQQLLEAQANLKRIQATKDQQLLEAKANLQRIQTSREQQLKEGRATLDRIAEVRSVDVAAAQAEVNRAIAAVKRAEANLRQAFVRSPQEGQIFKIHTRPGELVSSNDGIAEIGQTSQMYAVAEVYQSDINKVRLGQQVQLLSESLLGPLMGTVERVGLQVERQNVINSDPTSNIDSRIVEVHVRLDEPSSQEAARYSNLQVRAVISL
- a CDS encoding TetR/AcrR family transcriptional regulator encodes the protein MVRERVTEIEIDRSLEKIEQILQGAMHEFLLHGYAGTSMDRVATCAGVSKATVYSHFQDKQGLFKALVEKLAQKRFHSIFGTEHLEGDPKIVLRRLITKALNQMLKDEEFRAFKRVLIGESGRFPELAQFCILCLIKPTIKTLSHYLASHPELKIPDPEATARILIGSLVHFMMTQEMMYGKDIIPMESDRLIDALIHLILKSSEY
- a CDS encoding Uma2 family endonuclease, giving the protein MSALILQLPPSLKLTDEEFEQLVAVNQELRLELDAQGELIIMSPTGGETGNRNFDLLGQLWFWSRQNNLGKAFDSSTGFKLPNGATRSPDASWITIERWERLTPQQRKKFLPLCPDFAVELVSESDDIEETQAKMREYIENGLRLGWLIHPQEKQVEIYRPHVAVEVLYSPKNLSGEDVLPGFVLDLELIFG